The following proteins come from a genomic window of Deltaproteobacteria bacterium:
- the bla gene encoding subclass B3 metallo-beta-lactamase — protein sequence MLAPLQVTLALLLSSQPASWSQPMEPFRIVDNVYDVGTVGLAAYLFVTPQGDILLDGGLPSCAPLIEANIQKLGFKLSDVKVLLNSHAHFDHSGGLAQLKKDTGARLLASEGDRSALEGGFYLGSEEDASLAAPPVKVDAVIHDGETVTLGGFTITAHLTPGHTRGCTSWGWTAHDGGKSYEALVFCSASIAANRLVERPQYAGIVADYRATLAKAAKMKVEIFLAPHPEFFGLEAKRAKQKAGSPNPFVAPGEFAAFIAQQTADFEQGLKDQEAKVSAAKVK from the coding sequence GTGCTCGCGCCCCTTCAGGTCACGTTGGCGCTGCTCCTGAGCTCGCAACCCGCGAGCTGGAGTCAGCCCATGGAGCCGTTCCGGATCGTGGACAACGTCTACGACGTGGGCACGGTCGGGCTCGCGGCGTACCTCTTCGTGACGCCACAGGGCGACATCCTGCTCGATGGCGGGCTCCCATCGTGCGCGCCGCTCATCGAGGCGAACATCCAGAAGCTCGGCTTCAAGCTGAGCGACGTGAAGGTCCTCCTCAACAGCCACGCGCACTTCGATCACTCGGGCGGGCTGGCCCAGCTGAAGAAGGACACCGGCGCGCGGCTCCTCGCGAGCGAGGGCGATCGCAGCGCGCTCGAGGGCGGCTTCTATCTGGGCAGCGAAGAGGACGCGTCGCTGGCGGCGCCGCCGGTGAAGGTGGACGCCGTCATCCACGACGGCGAGACGGTGACGCTCGGCGGCTTCACGATCACCGCGCACCTCACGCCCGGGCACACGCGCGGCTGCACCTCGTGGGGCTGGACCGCGCACGACGGCGGCAAGAGCTACGAAGCGCTGGTGTTCTGCTCGGCGTCGATCGCCGCGAACCGGCTGGTGGAGCGGCCGCAGTACGCGGGCATCGTGGCGGACTACCGCGCGACCCTGGCGAAGGCCGCGAAGATGAAGGTCGAGATCTTCCTCGCGCCGCACCCGGAGTTCTTCGGGCTCGAGGCCAAGCGGGCGAAGCAGAAGGCGGGCAGCCCGAATCCGTTCGTCGCGCCGGGTGAGTTCGCCGCGTTCATCGCGCAGCAGACCGCCGACTTCGAGCAGGGGTTGAAGGATCAAGAAGCGAAGGTGAGCGCCGCGAAGGTGAAGTGA
- a CDS encoding DUF202 domain-containing protein yields MEPLSTNQLALERTFLAQERTLLAWVRTALSLITFGFAVYKFFGLEHALEPGHPASAVLGSRAFSLLLIGLGLVTLVFASLEHRRTILLLRRQFGAIPRSLAGKLGVLIALLGLAAFLAVLLRV; encoded by the coding sequence GTGGAGCCGCTGTCGACCAACCAGCTCGCGCTCGAGCGCACCTTCCTGGCCCAGGAGCGGACGCTGCTGGCCTGGGTGCGCACCGCGCTCTCGCTGATCACCTTCGGCTTCGCGGTCTACAAGTTCTTCGGGCTGGAGCACGCGCTGGAGCCGGGCCATCCCGCGAGCGCGGTGCTCGGCTCGCGCGCGTTCAGCCTGTTGCTGATTGGGTTGGGGCTGGTGACGCTGGTGTTCGCGAGCCTCGAGCATCGACGCACGATCCTCTTGCTGCGCCGGCAGTTCGGGGCGATCCCGCGCTCGCTCGCGGGGAAGCTGGGCGTGCTCATCGCGCTGCTGGGATTGGCGGCGTTCCTGGCGGTGCTGTTGCGCGTGTAG
- a CDS encoding VCBS repeat-containing protein, whose amino-acid sequence MRRLLAVGVMLGLAAGCSRSFEAPVDQPLTVSPQFAQVAPRETHTIDIDGGVPPMVYSFQGAPGSGEGATIDGGFYQAGRQGNTQDVVAVTDASGRTQLATFAITSPLAFAQLPVGDVPPGNTFDFAGTGGKRPYTFSLYGCFADGGVDPDGGSGASFVSSSAGLHYVAGQTGNTTDCVALGDATQDPLARVIAKIGVGAGLLVSPPNPQVAPRGHIDFQTQGGAPPFDFEFASPPGSGSDAELDGGSYRAGSTGPAQDVIQVVDSTGARTLVYVSVGSRLTVSPADTSVAPAGKVQFLAAGGQPAYAFSLVQCDNQVSTNPGASIDPASGLYVAGTHNNFPDDCVQVVDATNADGGGATASARVHVGAPLRIYGAAPGQVFPPQTHLQFVAVGGQPPYQFTVDAGAGGGSGNAFIDEHTGAYTAGDEGPGQDIVTVTDLNGQTDTYMVNIGAALDLQVAQGELHPGVPLQLLATGGSPPYHFSFSDRGNHSDGTVDATAGAYTPGLNFKAVDTLQVTDATGAVATRTLSEVGPLQVPYGSVDRVLAADLNGDGKQDVVLVELQSWGGGLGRSIVSIISQPGAAPRTDLAFWSFDVIDDALIDAFAADVDGDSHDDLIWVSRHAVGVMQAAADGTLGSPVPVFQRTRTANDDADGSDGFAINTDVTGLAAFVYEPASGRCGAKPGIVEIDFTGGTQTTNTCRQVVDGSITYLAAGDFNGDGFTDLAWVEMTDASGNPTMQTLHVQYAPAGTPPVTVQLPSKSADAAPTAYSSAQVMPVLHGPPGGDGDDVVIMLDPGTASVTPMITLLHGPGPSLGPTQSVQMNGHAVEDLNVLSIFGSKFLGTQDRELVAPVDGYDGLLPIYGVDAGLVSLGTPLQFASQIDGVASPDFNGDFVPDLAFTAGGIAATTIMYGEGDGTFGRFARFSASGLSGFADVDGDGQPDAFLIDNRSLQVLYADQAQYAYGPFTQLPAPPSGATIADLDGTGLLDLATIGNAGKIEIQLGGDGGSFGAPQELVQPDGGSFPLVGGINAGEFGGAAPGADLWTQYSDATGTGVVVYVRDQPFMAHTVTAFDSTWQICRFTHVDLNQDGLDDLVGICLHLAPVGGSYDLLTGAVISYAHGGGSQLTFDPFVDAGVYDQTTSAPAGGPHILGRWGEVVAAVSYGPTRLLWFITPNGSTNVVTNYRPAGAVFGPLGPEGAPLLVVQDTFSDNMHFYDQVADGGFVERPSTQRMSGAPVGYAPVDGGLPNLLLYSGTDLVIHPNDGGQFY is encoded by the coding sequence ATGCGCCGACTGCTGGCGGTGGGAGTGATGCTGGGCCTTGCCGCGGGTTGCAGCCGCAGCTTCGAGGCGCCGGTGGATCAGCCGCTCACCGTGTCGCCGCAGTTCGCGCAGGTGGCGCCGCGCGAGACGCACACCATCGACATCGACGGCGGCGTGCCGCCCATGGTGTACAGCTTCCAGGGCGCGCCCGGCTCCGGCGAAGGCGCCACCATCGACGGCGGCTTCTACCAGGCCGGCCGGCAGGGGAACACGCAGGACGTGGTGGCCGTGACCGACGCCTCCGGTCGCACCCAGCTCGCCACCTTCGCCATCACCAGCCCGCTCGCGTTCGCGCAGCTTCCGGTGGGCGACGTGCCGCCCGGGAACACCTTCGACTTCGCGGGGACCGGTGGAAAGCGCCCCTACACCTTCTCGCTCTACGGCTGCTTCGCCGACGGCGGCGTCGATCCCGACGGCGGCAGCGGCGCCAGCTTCGTGTCCTCGTCGGCGGGCTTGCACTACGTGGCGGGCCAGACCGGCAACACCACCGACTGCGTGGCCCTCGGCGACGCCACCCAGGATCCCCTCGCGCGCGTGATCGCCAAGATCGGGGTCGGCGCGGGGTTGCTGGTGAGCCCGCCCAATCCCCAGGTCGCGCCGCGCGGCCACATCGACTTTCAGACCCAGGGCGGCGCGCCGCCGTTCGACTTCGAATTTGCCTCGCCGCCCGGCTCCGGCAGCGACGCCGAGCTCGACGGCGGCAGCTACCGCGCCGGCTCCACCGGTCCGGCCCAGGACGTGATTCAGGTCGTGGACAGCACCGGCGCCAGGACGCTCGTCTACGTCTCGGTGGGCTCGCGGCTCACCGTCTCTCCGGCCGATACCTCCGTCGCGCCCGCGGGGAAGGTGCAGTTCCTCGCCGCGGGCGGACAGCCGGCCTACGCATTCTCGCTCGTGCAGTGCGACAACCAGGTGAGCACCAACCCGGGCGCGTCGATCGATCCGGCGTCGGGCCTCTACGTCGCCGGGACCCACAACAACTTCCCCGACGACTGTGTACAGGTCGTCGACGCGACGAATGCCGACGGCGGTGGTGCGACGGCCTCGGCGCGCGTGCACGTGGGCGCGCCCCTCAGGATCTACGGCGCGGCGCCGGGCCAGGTCTTTCCGCCGCAGACCCACCTCCAGTTCGTCGCCGTGGGCGGCCAACCGCCGTACCAATTCACCGTGGACGCGGGAGCCGGCGGCGGCTCGGGCAACGCCTTCATCGACGAGCACACGGGCGCGTACACCGCCGGCGACGAGGGCCCGGGGCAGGACATCGTCACCGTGACCGATCTCAATGGGCAGACGGACACGTACATGGTGAACATCGGCGCAGCGCTCGACCTGCAGGTCGCTCAGGGCGAGTTGCACCCCGGCGTGCCGTTGCAGCTCCTCGCCACCGGCGGCAGCCCGCCCTATCACTTCAGCTTCAGCGACCGCGGCAACCACAGCGACGGCACGGTCGACGCCACCGCCGGCGCGTACACGCCCGGACTCAACTTCAAGGCCGTGGACACCCTCCAGGTCACCGACGCGACCGGGGCGGTGGCCACCCGCACGCTGAGTGAAGTGGGTCCGCTCCAGGTCCCCTACGGCAGCGTGGACCGCGTGCTCGCCGCCGACCTCAACGGCGACGGCAAGCAGGACGTGGTGCTGGTGGAGCTCCAGTCCTGGGGCGGCGGGCTCGGCCGAAGCATCGTCTCCATCATCTCCCAGCCCGGCGCGGCGCCGCGGACGGACCTCGCCTTCTGGTCCTTCGATGTCATCGACGACGCGCTCATCGACGCCTTCGCGGCCGACGTCGACGGGGACTCGCACGACGACCTCATCTGGGTGTCGAGGCACGCCGTGGGGGTGATGCAGGCTGCCGCCGACGGCACGCTGGGCTCCCCGGTCCCGGTCTTCCAGCGCACGCGAACCGCCAACGACGACGCCGACGGATCCGACGGCTTCGCCATCAACACCGACGTGACCGGCCTTGCTGCGTTCGTGTACGAGCCGGCCAGCGGAAGGTGCGGCGCCAAGCCGGGCATCGTGGAGATCGACTTCACCGGCGGCACCCAGACCACCAACACCTGCCGACAGGTGGTGGACGGCTCCATCACCTACCTCGCGGCCGGCGACTTCAACGGCGACGGCTTCACCGATCTCGCCTGGGTGGAGATGACGGACGCCAGCGGCAATCCCACCATGCAGACGCTGCACGTCCAGTACGCGCCAGCAGGGACGCCGCCGGTGACGGTGCAGCTCCCCTCGAAGAGCGCCGATGCGGCGCCGACGGCCTACTCGTCGGCGCAGGTGATGCCCGTGCTCCACGGGCCGCCCGGCGGCGACGGCGACGATGTGGTGATCATGCTCGACCCCGGAACCGCGAGCGTCACGCCGATGATCACCCTCCTCCACGGCCCCGGCCCCTCGCTCGGACCCACCCAGTCCGTGCAGATGAACGGCCACGCCGTGGAGGACCTGAACGTGCTCTCCATCTTCGGCTCGAAGTTCCTGGGTACGCAGGACCGCGAGCTGGTCGCGCCCGTGGACGGCTACGACGGGCTGTTGCCCATCTACGGCGTCGACGCCGGGCTGGTTTCGCTCGGCACGCCGCTCCAGTTCGCATCGCAGATCGACGGCGTGGCCAGCCCCGACTTCAACGGCGACTTCGTGCCCGACCTGGCCTTCACCGCGGGCGGCATCGCGGCCACCACCATCATGTACGGCGAGGGCGACGGAACCTTTGGCCGCTTCGCGCGCTTCAGTGCGTCCGGGCTCTCGGGCTTCGCGGACGTCGACGGCGACGGCCAGCCCGACGCCTTCCTCATCGACAACCGCAGCCTGCAGGTGCTCTACGCCGACCAGGCGCAGTACGCCTACGGTCCGTTCACCCAGCTCCCCGCGCCGCCCTCGGGCGCCACCATCGCCGACCTCGACGGCACCGGGCTGCTCGACCTGGCCACCATCGGCAACGCCGGCAAGATCGAGATTCAGCTCGGCGGCGACGGCGGCTCGTTCGGCGCGCCCCAGGAGCTGGTCCAACCCGACGGCGGCTCGTTCCCGCTGGTGGGCGGTATCAACGCCGGCGAGTTCGGCGGCGCCGCGCCCGGGGCCGATCTCTGGACGCAGTACTCGGACGCGACCGGCACCGGCGTGGTGGTCTACGTCCGCGACCAGCCGTTCATGGCGCATACCGTGACCGCGTTCGACTCCACCTGGCAGATCTGCCGCTTCACGCACGTCGACCTCAACCAGGACGGCCTCGATGACCTGGTCGGCATTTGCCTCCACCTCGCGCCGGTCGGGGGGAGCTACGACCTGCTCACGGGCGCGGTGATCAGCTATGCGCACGGCGGCGGCAGCCAGCTCACGTTCGATCCCTTCGTCGATGCGGGCGTGTACGACCAGACCACTTCGGCGCCAGCGGGCGGGCCCCACATCCTCGGCCGCTGGGGTGAAGTGGTGGCCGCCGTGAGCTACGGCCCCACGAGGCTCTTGTGGTTCATCACCCCCAACGGCTCCACGAACGTCGTGACCAACTACCGCCCGGCAGGCGCGGTGTTCGGGCCGCTGGGACCGGAGGGCGCCCCGCTGCTGGTGGTGCAGGACACCTTCTCCGACAACATGCACTTCTACGACCAGGTCGCCGATGGCGGGTTCGTGGAGCGGCCCTCGACGCAGCGCATGAGCGGAGCGCCGGTGGGCTACGCGCCTGTCGACGGCGGCCTGCCCAACCTCTTGCTCTACAGCGGCACCGACCTCGTCATCCACCCGAACGACGGCGGCCAGTTCTATTGA
- a CDS encoding dual specificity protein phosphatase family protein, with product MGIDIKNLGNGLSRLGQVVGNDLKQAGNAASTAVKDIAQGNGSGAATAAKNAVVNVGDSAFDGAAAGVGVAELLGAQYPVNTYQAKVDDHLTRGSRLSDDAIAQLHTQGYKSVVNLCLENDDDTPRAQALGMNSLHLGLVDNTPPSNDQVKQFLDYVTNPQNEPAYVHCEAGQGRTGVMCAAYRMAVDGWSPDAAIAEAKQMGMKLPDQLQFLQQFGADLQAGKIAGYPVSSS from the coding sequence ATGGGCATCGACATCAAGAACCTGGGCAATGGGCTTTCGCGGCTCGGCCAGGTGGTCGGCAACGATCTCAAGCAAGCCGGCAACGCCGCGTCGACGGCTGTGAAGGACATCGCCCAGGGCAATGGTTCGGGCGCCGCCACCGCCGCCAAGAACGCCGTGGTGAACGTGGGTGACTCCGCGTTCGACGGCGCCGCGGCGGGCGTCGGCGTGGCCGAGCTGCTCGGCGCGCAGTACCCGGTGAACACCTACCAGGCCAAGGTCGACGACCACCTCACGCGCGGCTCGCGGCTCTCGGACGACGCCATCGCCCAGCTCCACACCCAGGGCTACAAGAGCGTGGTGAACCTCTGCCTCGAGAACGACGACGACACCCCGCGCGCCCAGGCGCTGGGCATGAACTCGCTGCACCTCGGGCTCGTGGACAACACGCCGCCGTCGAATGATCAGGTGAAGCAGTTCCTCGACTACGTCACCAATCCCCAGAACGAGCCCGCCTACGTGCATTGCGAGGCCGGCCAGGGACGCACGGGCGTGATGTGCGCCGCGTACCGCATGGCCGTCGACGGCTGGTCGCCCGACGCCGCCATCGCCGAGGCCAAGCAGATGGGGATGAAGCTGCCCGACCAGCTCCAGTTCCTGCAGCAGTTCGGCGCGGACCTGCAGGCGGGGAAGATCGCCGGGTATCCGGTCTCGTCGAGCTGA
- a CDS encoding response regulator, producing MNTPSNAGPFDVLLLEDDADMVIALKDALELMTGKTCLAFTAFEELLRDADRAIHCRVAVLDINLGEGRPSGIEAYRWLKGHDFHGRVFFLTGHANTHPLVVEAGSLGEAAVVPKPVDLETLVGLIGP from the coding sequence GTGAACACTCCATCCAACGCAGGCCCGTTCGACGTCCTCTTGCTCGAGGACGACGCCGACATGGTCATCGCGCTCAAGGACGCCCTCGAGCTCATGACCGGCAAGACCTGCCTGGCGTTCACCGCCTTCGAGGAGCTGCTCCGCGACGCCGACCGCGCCATCCACTGCCGCGTGGCGGTGCTCGACATCAACCTCGGCGAGGGCCGCCCGAGCGGCATCGAGGCCTACCGCTGGCTGAAGGGCCATGACTTCCACGGCCGCGTCTTCTTCCTCACCGGCCACGCGAACACGCACCCCCTCGTGGTGGAGGCGGGGTCGCTCGGGGAGGCGGCGGTGGTTCCGAAGCCGGTCGACCTCGAGACCCTCGTCGGCCTGATCGGACCCTGA
- a CDS encoding cupin domain-containing protein has protein sequence MGWLLPLTLFLAAPSPTNGITREILARAPVPNLPGYETRLMRVTYAPGVASPPHRHAVAGVGLVLRGTVESAFGDAKPVLFKAGDTFVDPANTPHTISRNPDAKEPLVLLLSYTIPVDAPNAEPLAK, from the coding sequence ATGGGCTGGCTCTTGCCGCTGACGCTCTTCCTTGCTGCGCCGTCGCCGACGAACGGGATCACCCGCGAGATCCTCGCGCGGGCGCCGGTGCCAAACCTGCCGGGCTACGAGACCCGGCTGATGCGCGTCACCTATGCGCCGGGCGTGGCGTCGCCGCCGCACCGACACGCCGTCGCGGGTGTGGGGCTGGTGCTGCGCGGCACGGTCGAGTCCGCTTTCGGCGACGCCAAGCCGGTCCTCTTCAAGGCCGGCGACACCTTCGTCGATCCCGCGAATACGCCGCACACCATCTCGCGCAACCCGGACGCGAAGGAGCCCTTGGTGCTGCTGCTCAGCTACACCATTCCGGTCGACGCGCCGAACGCGGAGCCGCTCGCGAAATGA
- a CDS encoding TfoX/Sxy family protein: MAWVKIPKEHHPLFMDAVPSDPRVSTLKMFGGIGATVNGHMFGGLWARSVMVKLSPADQKKALAIGAVPFDPMGNGRVMADSFVLPEGIVDDAEELRDWLKRALAFTATLPPKTKKPAAKKPAAAKEPAKPRAKKK, from the coding sequence ATGGCCTGGGTCAAGATCCCCAAGGAGCACCACCCGCTGTTCATGGACGCCGTCCCGAGCGATCCGCGCGTGAGCACGCTGAAGATGTTCGGCGGCATCGGCGCGACGGTGAACGGTCACATGTTCGGCGGGCTCTGGGCGAGGAGCGTGATGGTGAAGCTCAGCCCCGCTGATCAGAAAAAGGCGCTCGCCATCGGCGCGGTGCCCTTCGATCCCATGGGCAACGGCCGCGTGATGGCCGACTCCTTCGTGCTTCCCGAAGGCATCGTCGACGACGCCGAGGAGCTTCGCGATTGGCTGAAGCGCGCGCTCGCGTTCACCGCCACGCTGCCGCCGAAGACGAAGAAGCCTGCCGCCAAGAAGCCGGCTGCGGCGAAGGAGCCCGCGAAGCCCAGGGCGAAGAAGAAGTAG
- a CDS encoding ABC transporter permease, with protein MLQNLRIATRIVVVEGLRAMGRNGLRSALAALGISVGVAAVVCVVAVGQAGTEKAQAKLHDLGDNLVWIEAGSRNINGVRSGTHGMTTLTEDDAAAIAQEIPTIVSVTPNVDGSLSVAAGSRNWTTHYRGVAPSYFQIKRWSFGAGRAFTQEEMEQSANVVVIGTTLREQLFPDADPLGAAVRIQGQPFEVVGVLAAKGQSATGQDQDDTLVMPYTTAQRKIRGRGFEWLDDILCSASAVTTVDSSIDAVNALLRQRHHIQPGQPDDFNIRRPDELIKAEIESSHTLALFLASIAAVALLVGGVGIMNVMLVSVTQRTREIGLRLAIGASGAQVLVQFVGEAILLCTLGGAAGVALGIISTELLGRVLDWPVTIPVAALALAWVASATVGFIFGLLPALRAASLEPVEALRHE; from the coding sequence ATGCTTCAGAACCTCCGAATCGCCACCCGCATCGTCGTCGTGGAAGGCCTGCGCGCCATGGGCCGCAACGGCCTGCGCAGCGCGCTCGCGGCGCTGGGCATCAGCGTGGGCGTGGCCGCGGTGGTCTGCGTGGTCGCGGTGGGCCAGGCCGGCACCGAGAAGGCGCAGGCCAAGCTCCACGACCTCGGCGACAACCTCGTGTGGATTGAAGCGGGCTCGCGAAACATCAACGGCGTGCGCAGCGGCACCCACGGCATGACCACGCTCACCGAGGACGACGCCGCCGCCATCGCACAGGAGATCCCCACCATCGTCAGCGTCACGCCGAACGTGGATGGGAGCCTCAGCGTCGCGGCAGGGAGTCGCAACTGGACCACGCACTACCGCGGGGTTGCGCCCTCTTACTTTCAAATCAAGCGCTGGAGCTTCGGCGCCGGCCGCGCGTTCACGCAGGAGGAGATGGAGCAATCCGCGAACGTGGTGGTCATCGGCACCACGCTGCGCGAGCAGCTCTTTCCCGACGCGGATCCCCTCGGCGCCGCGGTGCGCATCCAGGGCCAGCCGTTCGAGGTGGTGGGGGTGCTCGCCGCGAAGGGCCAATCCGCCACCGGCCAGGACCAGGACGACACGCTGGTGATGCCCTACACCACCGCGCAGCGAAAGATCCGCGGCCGCGGCTTCGAGTGGCTCGACGACATCCTCTGCTCGGCGAGCGCCGTGACCACCGTCGACAGCTCCATCGATGCCGTCAACGCCCTGCTCCGCCAGCGCCACCACATCCAGCCCGGCCAGCCCGACGACTTCAACATTCGCCGGCCCGACGAGCTCATCAAAGCGGAGATCGAGTCGAGCCACACGCTCGCGCTCTTCCTCGCGAGCATCGCCGCGGTGGCGCTGCTCGTGGGCGGCGTGGGGATCATGAACGTGATGCTCGTCTCGGTGACGCAGCGGACGCGCGAGATCGGCCTGCGGCTCGCCATCGGTGCGAGCGGCGCGCAGGTGCTGGTGCAGTTCGTGGGCGAAGCGATCCTGCTCTGCACGCTCGGCGGCGCGGCGGGCGTGGCGCTCGGCATCATCAGCACGGAGCTGCTCGGGCGCGTGCTCGATTGGCCTGTGACCATCCCGGTGGCGGCCCTCGCGCTCGCGTGGGTCGCGTCGGCGACGGTGGGCTTCATCTTCGGGCTGCTGCCCGCGCTGCGCGCCGCGAGCCTGGAGCCCGTCGAGGCACTGCGGCACGAGTGA
- a CDS encoding arylamine N-acetyltransferase — MSLDLDAYFARIGYAGPRTPTLETLDAITRAHTSTIPFENLDVLLGKRWSLEPEGLFRKLVTERRGGYCFEQNGLLLEVLTQLGFNVRPLSARVRLDRPRDYIPARTHMFLRVELPDGPRLTDVGVGALSLTQSLRLETDEEQKTPHEPRRIIREEGKFFHQVRLGDVWSDVCEFTGEEMPTIDRELGHWYTSAHPGSHFRNRLIVARAGPDGTRLTLLNDELKRRGRDGHAEVLKLRSPDELLAVMREHFGLAFPADTRFGPPGSIWPS; from the coding sequence ATGAGCCTCGACCTCGACGCTTACTTCGCACGCATCGGCTACGCCGGCCCGCGCACGCCCACCCTGGAGACGCTCGACGCCATCACCCGCGCGCACACCTCGACGATTCCCTTCGAGAACCTCGACGTGCTGCTCGGGAAGCGCTGGTCGCTGGAGCCGGAGGGGCTGTTCCGCAAGCTCGTGACCGAGCGCCGCGGCGGCTACTGCTTCGAGCAGAACGGGCTCTTGCTCGAGGTGCTCACGCAGCTCGGCTTCAACGTCCGACCGCTGAGCGCGCGCGTGCGCCTCGATCGCCCGCGCGACTACATCCCCGCGCGCACGCACATGTTCCTGCGCGTGGAGCTGCCCGACGGTCCGCGGCTCACGGACGTGGGCGTGGGCGCGCTCTCACTGACGCAGTCGCTGCGGCTCGAGACGGACGAAGAACAGAAGACGCCGCACGAGCCGCGACGCATCATTCGCGAGGAGGGGAAGTTCTTCCATCAAGTGCGGCTCGGCGACGTCTGGAGCGACGTCTGCGAGTTCACCGGCGAGGAGATGCCGACCATCGATCGCGAGCTGGGCCACTGGTACACGAGCGCGCACCCGGGCTCGCACTTTCGCAACCGGCTGATCGTCGCGCGCGCCGGGCCCGATGGCACGCGGCTCACGCTGCTCAACGACGAGCTCAAGCGCCGCGGCCGCGATGGCCACGCGGAGGTGCTGAAGCTCCGCTCGCCGGACGAGCTGCTCGCGGTGATGCGCGAGCACTTCGGGCTCGCGTTCCCGGCCGACACGCGCTTCGGGCCGCCGGGATCGATCTGGCCGAGCTGA
- a CDS encoding DUF3332 domain-containing protein, which produces MKPARRLLAAVTLLAFTHTGTGCFGSFQLVQKVYGFNKSMGNKFVREIVFLVFVILPVYGLASLADALIFNLIEFWTDKNPLAMAPGETQERVVEQDGKTLKMTFADQGRTLRLEVLEPGQAPAKYTVSVDEEGATIADGAGQLLATSGLDANGGLVVRDAQGDALLSRSAEDLAKLEDAVPAGPAAVLAADAHRADGCAMALAH; this is translated from the coding sequence ATGAAGCCCGCTCGCCGCCTGCTCGCCGCCGTCACGCTCCTCGCCTTCACGCACACGGGCACGGGGTGCTTCGGCAGCTTTCAGCTGGTGCAGAAGGTCTACGGCTTCAACAAGAGCATGGGGAACAAGTTCGTCCGGGAGATCGTCTTCCTCGTGTTCGTGATCCTGCCGGTGTACGGCCTGGCCTCGCTGGCCGACGCGCTCATCTTCAACCTCATCGAGTTCTGGACCGACAAGAACCCGCTCGCCATGGCGCCCGGCGAGACGCAGGAGCGCGTGGTGGAGCAGGACGGCAAGACCCTCAAGATGACCTTCGCCGATCAGGGCCGGACGCTGCGCCTCGAGGTGCTCGAGCCGGGCCAGGCGCCGGCGAAGTACACGGTGAGCGTCGACGAGGAGGGCGCCACGATCGCCGACGGCGCGGGCCAGCTGCTCGCCACCTCGGGGCTCGACGCGAACGGCGGCCTCGTGGTCCGCGACGCGCAGGGTGATGCGCTCCTGAGCCGCAGCGCCGAGGATCTCGCGAAGCTCGAAGACGCGGTGCCCGCGGGACCGGCCGCCGTGCTCGCCGCCGACGCCCACCGCGCGGACGGTTGTGCGATGGCGCTCGCGCACTGA
- a CDS encoding NADP-dependent oxidoreductase, producing MQPTIPQDMKAAAIDQFGGPEELHAERLPVPKPKADEVLIRVDAAGIGVWDKWVRSGEFLLGEKRFPMIIGNDGAGEVVAVGDKVKRFRPGDRVYAYSMEGGFYAEYACVKQACVGKLPEGLSAEQAGALGADGVTALRGLQDTLKLQPGEKLLIFGASGGIGHLAVQLAQRMGAQVFAVASGDDGVKLAQKLGADGVVDGKHGAVVDALKTFAPDGLDCALVLTSGKGLDAALGLLKKDGRVAYPNGVEPEPSAPSGITARAYDGVPDADVFDRLNALIAKGPFHVQVRTYKLDDAAQAHRDVEKHHLGKFALKMN from the coding sequence ATGCAACCGACCATCCCCCAGGACATGAAGGCCGCCGCCATCGACCAGTTCGGCGGCCCGGAGGAGCTCCACGCCGAGCGGCTCCCGGTTCCCAAGCCGAAGGCCGACGAGGTGCTCATCCGCGTCGATGCCGCGGGCATCGGCGTCTGGGACAAGTGGGTCCGCTCGGGCGAGTTCCTGCTCGGCGAGAAGCGTTTCCCCATGATCATCGGCAACGACGGCGCGGGCGAGGTGGTTGCCGTGGGAGACAAGGTGAAGCGCTTCCGGCCAGGCGACCGCGTCTACGCGTACTCGATGGAGGGCGGCTTCTATGCCGAGTACGCGTGCGTGAAGCAGGCGTGCGTGGGCAAGCTCCCCGAGGGCCTGAGCGCCGAGCAGGCCGGCGCCCTGGGCGCGGATGGCGTCACCGCGCTGCGCGGGCTGCAGGACACGCTGAAGCTCCAGCCCGGCGAGAAGCTCCTCATCTTCGGCGCGAGCGGCGGCATCGGACACCTCGCGGTTCAGCTCGCCCAGCGCATGGGCGCCCAGGTCTTCGCCGTGGCCTCGGGGGATGACGGCGTGAAGCTCGCCCAGAAGCTCGGCGCCGACGGAGTCGTGGATGGAAAGCACGGGGCCGTCGTCGACGCGCTCAAGACCTTCGCGCCCGACGGCCTCGACTGCGCCCTGGTGCTCACCAGCGGAAAGGGCCTCGACGCGGCGCTCGGGCTGCTCAAGAAGGACGGGCGCGTAGCGTATCCGAACGGCGTCGAGCCCGAGCCGAGCGCGCCCTCGGGCATCACCGCGCGCGCGTACGACGGCGTGCCCGATGCGGACGTGTTCGATCGACTCAACGCGCTGATTGCGAAAGGGCCGTTTCACGTCCAGGTGCGCACCTACAAGCTCGACGACGCCGCCCAGGCCCACCGCGACGTGGAGAAGCACCACCTGGGAAAGTTCGCGCTCAAGATGAACTGA